The Micromonospora sp. NBC_01740 genome includes a window with the following:
- a CDS encoding roadblock/LC7 domain-containing protein has protein sequence MNADTMMGTELSELRRRRPEVAGTVLAGTDGLLISSDLPTTDATHLAALAAASFGLGHRVADTVRHGEFRESVVRTSTGAVVTYPAGRNALLTLVADASADLDELHADARAVARRTGSVLDTSRLIGAATVPEAHARLAARTSGGRLPRRVTPHAWRRPPV, from the coding sequence GTGAACGCGGACACGATGATGGGAACGGAACTGTCGGAGCTGCGCCGGCGCCGCCCGGAGGTGGCGGGCACGGTGCTGGCCGGGACCGACGGCCTGCTGATCTCCAGCGACCTGCCGACGACGGACGCCACCCACCTGGCGGCGCTCGCGGCGGCGAGCTTCGGCCTCGGTCACCGGGTGGCCGACACCGTGCGGCACGGCGAGTTCCGGGAATCGGTGGTCCGCACCTCGACCGGCGCCGTCGTCACCTATCCCGCCGGGCGCAACGCCCTGTTGACGCTGGTCGCCGACGCCAGCGCCGACCTGGACGAGCTGCACGCCGACGCGCGGGCGGTGGCCCGGCGCACCGGCTCGGTGCTGGACACCAGCCGCCTGATCGGGGCGGCGACGGTGCCCGAGGCACACGCCCGGCTCGCGGCCCGCACCTCGGGCGGCAGGCTGCCCCGGCGCGTCACCCCCCACGCCTGGCGCCGCCCGCCGGTCTGA
- a CDS encoding glycine--tRNA ligase — MPADRIDAVVSLAKRRGFVFPSSEIYGGTRSAWDYGPLGVELKENVRRQWWKTMVQQRDDVVGLDSAVILARDVWAASGHLDAFVDPLTECQSCHKRFRADHLEEAYEAKHGKPPASLTELNCPNCGNKGTFTEPKMFNGLMKTFLGPVESEEGMHYLRPETAQGIFVNYKNVETVARKKPPFGIAQTGKSFRNEITPGNFIFRTREFEQMEMEFFVEPGSDEQWHEYWLSERWNWYLDLGLSESNLRFYEHPKEKLSHYSKRTVDIEYRFQFGGTEFAELEGIANRTDFDLTTHSKHSGVDLSYFDQAKGERWMPYVIEPAAGLTRAVLAFLLEAYDEDEAPNTKGGVDKRTVMRFDPRLAPVKVAVLPLSRNEALSPKAKGLAADLRKRWVVEFDDSQAIGRRYRRQDEIGTPFCVTVDFDTLDDNAVTVRNRDTMAQERIALDQVERYLIERLPGC, encoded by the coding sequence ATGCCAGCCGACCGTATCGACGCCGTCGTCAGCCTCGCCAAGCGCCGAGGCTTCGTCTTCCCCTCCAGCGAGATCTACGGAGGCACCCGGTCGGCGTGGGACTACGGTCCGCTCGGCGTGGAGCTCAAGGAGAACGTCCGCCGGCAGTGGTGGAAGACGATGGTCCAGCAGCGCGACGACGTGGTCGGCCTCGACTCCGCCGTCATCCTGGCCCGCGACGTCTGGGCCGCCTCCGGCCACCTGGACGCCTTCGTCGACCCGCTGACCGAGTGCCAGTCGTGCCACAAGCGGTTCCGGGCCGACCACCTCGAGGAGGCGTACGAGGCCAAGCACGGCAAGCCGCCGGCCTCGCTGACCGAGCTGAACTGCCCGAACTGCGGCAACAAGGGCACCTTCACCGAGCCGAAGATGTTCAACGGCCTGATGAAGACCTTCCTCGGCCCGGTCGAGAGCGAGGAGGGCATGCACTACCTGCGGCCCGAGACCGCCCAGGGCATCTTCGTGAACTACAAGAACGTGGAGACGGTCGCCCGCAAGAAGCCGCCGTTCGGCATCGCCCAGACCGGCAAGTCGTTCCGCAACGAGATCACCCCGGGCAACTTCATCTTCCGCACCCGCGAGTTCGAGCAGATGGAGATGGAGTTCTTCGTCGAGCCGGGCTCGGACGAGCAGTGGCACGAGTACTGGCTCTCCGAGCGCTGGAACTGGTACCTCGACCTGGGCCTGTCGGAGAGCAACCTGCGCTTCTACGAGCACCCGAAGGAGAAGCTCTCCCACTACTCGAAGCGCACCGTCGACATCGAGTACCGCTTCCAGTTCGGCGGGACCGAGTTCGCGGAGCTGGAGGGCATCGCCAACCGCACCGACTTCGACCTCACCACGCACAGCAAGCACTCCGGCGTCGACCTGTCCTACTTCGACCAGGCCAAGGGCGAGCGCTGGATGCCGTACGTCATCGAGCCGGCCGCCGGCCTCACCCGCGCGGTGCTCGCGTTCCTGCTCGAGGCGTACGACGAGGACGAGGCGCCGAACACCAAGGGCGGCGTGGACAAGCGCACGGTGATGCGCTTCGACCCGCGGCTGGCCCCCGTCAAGGTGGCCGTGCTGCCGCTGTCGCGCAACGAGGCGCTCTCGCCGAAGGCGAAGGGCCTCGCCGCCGACCTGCGCAAGCGCTGGGTGGTGGAGTTCGACGACTCGCAGGCGATCGGCCGCCGCTACCGCCGCCAGGACGAGATCGGCACCCCGTTCTGCGTGACTGTCGACTTCGACACCCTGGACGACAACGCGGTGACCGTCCGGAACCGGGACACCATGGCCCAGGAGCGCATCGCGCTGGACCAGGTCGAGCGCTACCTGATCGAGCGCCTCCCCGGCTGCTGA
- the ppdK gene encoding pyruvate, phosphate dikinase, which translates to MAKQETVEHKYVYAFAEGNKDLKELLGGKGANLAEMTNLGLPVPPGFTITTEACKAYLATGEEPDGLADQIAAHLASLEQAMGKRLGDPEDPLLVSVRSGAKFSMPGMMETVLNVGLNDRSVQGLARQASGADAQTSGGADRFAWDSYRRLIQMFGKTVCEVPGEEFEHALDDAKRAKGTHDDLDLDADDLRGLVDAYKKIFFKHTGREFPQEPREQLDLAIRAVFESWNAERAVLYRRQERIPADLGTAVNVVAMVFGNLGPDSGTGVAFTRDPASGAQGIYGDYLANAQGEDVVAGIRNTVPLQELERLDKKSYDELLGIMARLEGHYRDLCDIEFTIERGKLWMLQTRVGKRTAAAAFVIAGQLVDEGLIDLDEALHRVNGAQLAQLMFPRFRLDHEFQPVAKGIGASPGAASGKVVFTSARAVELAAEGESVILVRRETNPDDLNGMIAAQGILTSRGGKTSHAAVVARGMGKTCVSGADEIEVNVPQRRFVVGGQTVVEGDVVSIDGTTGKVYLGEVPVMPSEVVQYFEGSLDPEHVDNPLVRAVHRIMSHADARRRLAVRTNADTGADAARARRFGAEGIGLCRTEHMFLGDRRELVERLILARDNTEREAALAALLPLQRADFEEIFREMDGMPVTVRLIDPPLHEFLPPLEQLAVNVAVAQERGEDVAQEEALLAAVRRMHEENPMLGLRGVRLGLVIPGLFAMQVRAIAEAAVTVTRSGAVARPEIMVPLVGAVQELETVRAEAEKIIAEVVGDSGVEVLIGTMIEVPRAALTAGQIAEAAQFFSFGTNDLTQMGWGFSRDDVEGAFFWRYLELGIFGISPFESIDRDGVGRLVRIAAEEGRAARPELKLGVCGEHGGDPESVHFFHEVGLDYVSCSPFRVPVARLEAGRAAVETDGSDSR; encoded by the coding sequence GTGGCAAAGCAGGAGACGGTGGAACACAAGTACGTGTACGCCTTCGCCGAGGGCAACAAGGATCTCAAGGAACTGCTCGGTGGCAAGGGGGCCAACCTGGCCGAGATGACCAATCTCGGCCTGCCGGTCCCACCGGGCTTCACGATCACCACGGAGGCCTGCAAGGCGTACCTCGCGACCGGGGAGGAACCGGACGGCCTGGCCGACCAGATCGCCGCGCACCTCGCGTCGCTGGAGCAGGCGATGGGCAAGCGCCTCGGTGACCCGGAGGACCCGCTGCTGGTGTCCGTCCGCTCCGGCGCCAAGTTCTCCATGCCCGGCATGATGGAGACCGTCCTCAACGTCGGCCTCAACGACCGCAGCGTCCAGGGGCTCGCGCGACAGGCCAGCGGCGCGGACGCGCAGACCTCCGGCGGCGCGGACCGGTTCGCCTGGGACTCCTACCGCCGCCTGATCCAGATGTTCGGCAAGACGGTGTGCGAGGTGCCGGGCGAGGAGTTCGAGCACGCGCTCGACGACGCCAAGCGGGCCAAGGGCACCCACGACGACCTCGACCTCGACGCCGACGACCTGCGGGGGCTGGTCGACGCGTACAAGAAGATCTTCTTCAAGCACACCGGCCGGGAGTTCCCGCAGGAGCCGCGCGAGCAGCTCGACCTCGCCATCCGCGCGGTCTTCGAGTCGTGGAACGCCGAGCGCGCGGTGCTCTACCGCCGCCAGGAGCGGATCCCGGCCGACCTGGGCACGGCGGTCAACGTGGTGGCGATGGTCTTCGGCAACCTCGGCCCGGACTCCGGCACCGGCGTCGCGTTCACCCGCGACCCCGCCAGCGGCGCCCAGGGCATCTACGGCGACTACCTGGCCAACGCCCAGGGCGAGGACGTGGTCGCGGGCATCCGCAACACCGTGCCGTTGCAGGAGCTGGAGCGGCTGGACAAGAAGTCCTACGACGAACTGCTCGGCATCATGGCCCGGCTGGAGGGTCACTACAGGGACCTCTGCGACATCGAGTTCACCATCGAGCGCGGCAAGCTCTGGATGCTCCAGACCCGCGTCGGCAAGCGCACCGCCGCCGCGGCGTTCGTCATCGCCGGGCAGCTCGTCGACGAGGGCCTGATCGACCTCGACGAGGCGCTGCACCGGGTCAACGGCGCGCAGCTCGCCCAGCTGATGTTCCCCCGGTTCCGGCTCGACCACGAGTTCCAGCCGGTGGCGAAGGGCATCGGGGCGTCGCCGGGCGCGGCGTCGGGCAAGGTGGTCTTCACCTCCGCCCGCGCGGTCGAACTGGCCGCCGAGGGGGAGTCGGTGATCCTGGTCCGGCGCGAGACCAACCCCGACGACCTCAACGGCATGATCGCCGCCCAGGGCATCCTCACCTCGCGCGGCGGCAAGACCAGCCACGCCGCCGTGGTGGCGCGGGGGATGGGCAAGACCTGCGTCTCCGGCGCCGACGAGATCGAGGTCAACGTCCCGCAGCGCCGGTTCGTCGTCGGCGGGCAGACCGTCGTCGAGGGCGATGTCGTCTCCATCGACGGCACCACCGGCAAGGTCTACCTCGGCGAGGTGCCGGTCATGCCGTCGGAGGTGGTGCAGTACTTCGAGGGCAGCCTCGACCCCGAGCACGTCGACAATCCGCTGGTCCGGGCCGTACACCGGATCATGTCGCACGCCGACGCCAGGCGGCGGCTGGCCGTCCGCACGAACGCCGACACCGGCGCGGACGCCGCCCGGGCCCGGCGCTTCGGCGCGGAGGGCATCGGGCTGTGCCGCACCGAGCACATGTTCCTCGGCGACCGGCGCGAGCTGGTCGAGCGGCTGATCCTGGCCCGCGACAACACCGAGCGCGAGGCCGCGCTGGCGGCGCTGCTCCCGTTGCAGCGGGCCGACTTCGAGGAGATCTTCCGGGAGATGGACGGGATGCCCGTCACCGTCCGGCTGATCGACCCGCCGCTGCACGAGTTCCTGCCCCCGCTGGAGCAGCTCGCGGTCAACGTGGCGGTCGCCCAGGAGCGCGGCGAGGACGTGGCGCAGGAGGAGGCGCTGCTCGCCGCCGTCCGGCGGATGCACGAGGAGAACCCGATGCTGGGCCTGCGTGGCGTCCGCCTCGGCCTGGTCATCCCCGGTCTGTTCGCCATGCAGGTCCGGGCGATCGCGGAGGCCGCGGTCACCGTCACCCGCAGCGGCGCGGTGGCCAGGCCGGAGATCATGGTCCCCCTGGTCGGCGCGGTGCAGGAGCTGGAGACGGTCCGCGCCGAGGCCGAGAAGATCATCGCCGAGGTGGTCGGGGACAGCGGCGTCGAGGTGCTGATCGGCACGATGATCGAGGTGCCCCGGGCGGCGCTGACCGCCGGCCAGATCGCCGAGGCGGCGCAGTTCTTCTCCTTCGGCACCAACGACCTGACCCAGATGGGCTGGGGGTTCTCCCGCGACGACGTCGAGGGCGCGTTCTTCTGGCGCTACCTGGAGCTGGGCATCTTCGGCATCTCGCCGTTCGAGTCGATCGACCGCGACGGCGTGGGCCGGCTGGTGCGCATCGCCGCGGAGGAGGGCCGGGCGGCCCGGCCGGAGCTGAAGCTCGGCGTCTGCGGCGAGCACGGGGGCGACCCGGAGTCGGTGCACTTCTTCCACGAGGTCGGCCTGGACTACGTGTCCTGCTCCCCCTTCCGGGTGCCCGTCGCCCGGCTGGAGGCCGGCCGCGCGGCGGTGGAGACGGACGGCTCCGACAGCCGCTGA
- a CDS encoding Rv0361 family membrane protein, which yields MPAPPAGPGVTPPFAAPPTEGRNTRLWLGLGAGALAVLLCCGGGGAAVVGLAVTGVQAVREQGRTVSTDYYRALVERKYGAAYDQLCDDAQRRESRREFERRVAAEPQIATFRVGDVDAVSLTVPVDVTYTGGRQDRQEVTLGQDQQTGGMEVCGVS from the coding sequence GTGCCCGCCCCGCCGGCCGGGCCGGGGGTCACCCCGCCGTTCGCGGCGCCCCCCACCGAGGGGCGCAACACCCGGCTCTGGCTCGGGCTGGGCGCCGGGGCGCTCGCCGTGCTGCTCTGCTGCGGCGGTGGCGGCGCGGCCGTGGTGGGCCTGGCCGTGACCGGGGTGCAGGCCGTGCGCGAGCAGGGACGCACCGTCTCCACCGACTACTACCGCGCACTGGTGGAGCGGAAGTACGGCGCGGCGTACGACCAGCTCTGCGACGACGCGCAGCGGCGCGAGTCACGCCGCGAGTTCGAGCGCCGGGTGGCCGCCGAGCCGCAGATCGCGACCTTCCGGGTGGGCGACGTGGACGCCGTCTCCCTCACCGTGCCCGTCGACGTCACCTACACGGGCGGCCGGCAGGACCGGCAGGAGGTCACCCTCGGGCAGGACCAGCAGACCGGCGGCATGGAGGTGTGCGGGGTGAGCTGA
- the dusB gene encoding tRNA dihydrouridine synthase DusB has product MTAPTVPALRPLTIGRHEVWPPVVLAPMAGITNVGFRQLCREQGGGIYVCEMITTVALVERNPKTLRMIAFGDDERPRSLQLYGTDPEITAAAVRIVVEKDLADHIDLNFGCPVPKVTRKGGGSALPWRRRLFARLVRAAVDAASPAGVPVTVKMRKGIDDDHLTYVEAGLAAQDAGVASVALHGRTAAQRYSGTADWDAIATLKQALDVPVLGNGDIWEADDALRMVAHTGVDGVVIGRGCLGRPWLFADLEAAFDGRPERRLPTLGEVARTMRRHAELLVDQFTAGSRTPARGERDGCTDFRKHVAWYLKGFPVGSELRRELAMIESLAQLDDLLGKLDPTEPFPVATLGQPRGRTNSPGKVFLPDGWLASRDDDTVPEGAELADSGG; this is encoded by the coding sequence GTGACCGCGCCGACCGTTCCCGCACTGCGCCCGTTGACCATCGGGCGGCACGAGGTGTGGCCGCCGGTGGTGCTCGCGCCGATGGCCGGCATCACCAACGTCGGCTTCCGGCAGCTCTGCCGGGAGCAGGGCGGCGGCATCTACGTCTGCGAGATGATCACCACCGTCGCGCTGGTCGAGCGGAACCCGAAGACGCTGCGCATGATCGCGTTCGGCGACGACGAGCGGCCCCGCAGCCTCCAGCTCTACGGCACCGACCCCGAGATCACCGCCGCCGCCGTGCGGATCGTGGTGGAGAAGGACCTCGCCGACCACATCGACCTCAACTTCGGCTGCCCGGTTCCCAAGGTCACCCGCAAGGGCGGCGGCTCGGCGCTGCCGTGGCGCCGCCGGCTCTTCGCGCGGCTGGTCAGGGCCGCGGTGGACGCCGCGTCGCCCGCCGGGGTGCCGGTCACGGTCAAGATGCGCAAGGGCATCGACGACGACCACCTGACGTACGTCGAAGCGGGCCTCGCCGCCCAGGACGCGGGCGTGGCGTCGGTCGCCCTGCACGGGCGTACGGCCGCGCAGCGCTACTCCGGCACGGCGGACTGGGACGCCATCGCGACGCTCAAGCAGGCCCTCGACGTGCCGGTGCTCGGCAACGGCGACATCTGGGAGGCCGACGACGCGCTGCGGATGGTGGCGCACACGGGCGTCGACGGGGTGGTGATCGGCCGGGGCTGCCTGGGTCGACCGTGGCTCTTCGCCGACCTGGAGGCCGCGTTCGACGGCCGCCCGGAACGCCGCCTGCCCACCCTCGGCGAGGTGGCGCGGACGATGCGCCGTCACGCCGAACTGCTGGTCGACCAGTTCACCGCCGGCTCCCGTACCCCCGCCCGGGGCGAGCGGGACGGCTGCACCGACTTCCGCAAGCACGTCGCCTGGTACCTCAAGGGCTTCCCGGTCGGCAGCGAGCTGCGCCGCGAGCTGGCCATGATCGAGAGCCTGGCCCAGCTCGACGACCTGCTCGGCAAGCTGGACCCGACCGAGCCCTTTCCCGTGGCCACCTTGGGCCAGCCGCGCGGCCGCACCAACTCGCCCGGCAAGGTCTTCCTGCCGGACGGCTGGCTGGCCAGCCGCGACGACGACACCGTCCCGGAGGGCGCCGAACTGGCTGACTCGGGCGGCTGA
- a CDS encoding siderophore-interacting protein, giving the protein MTERPIKVTTARVLRTERPTPHVVRLVLGGEELAGLPVGEFTDHYIKIVFPAPGTRYPIPADLNALRRDLPREQWPRLRAYTVRAWDASAGELTVDIVHHGDVGLGGPWAAALRPGDPVPFVGPGGEYAPSPDADWHLLVGDESALPAIAAALERLPAGAPATVFVEVADPTEEQPLASPGAVRLTWLHRGDRPVGEALVAAVRALEFPPGDVQAFVHGEATFVKELRRLLRVEHAVPRERLSISGYWRRGMDDEGWRASKSDWKRQVEAEEAAAVPA; this is encoded by the coding sequence ATGACGGAGCGCCCCATCAAGGTCACCACCGCCCGGGTACTGCGCACCGAGCGGCCCACCCCCCACGTCGTCCGGCTGGTGCTCGGGGGTGAGGAGCTGGCCGGCCTGCCGGTGGGCGAGTTCACCGACCACTACATCAAGATCGTCTTCCCGGCGCCGGGGACGCGGTACCCGATCCCGGCGGATCTCAACGCGCTCCGCCGCGACCTGCCCCGGGAGCAGTGGCCCCGGCTGCGCGCGTACACCGTGCGGGCCTGGGACGCGTCGGCCGGCGAGCTGACCGTCGACATCGTGCACCACGGTGACGTGGGGCTGGGCGGGCCGTGGGCGGCCGCGCTGCGCCCCGGCGACCCGGTGCCCTTCGTCGGCCCCGGCGGGGAGTACGCCCCCAGCCCCGACGCCGACTGGCACCTGCTGGTGGGCGACGAGAGCGCGCTGCCGGCCATCGCCGCCGCCCTGGAGCGGCTGCCCGCCGGCGCCCCGGCCACCGTCTTCGTCGAGGTCGCCGACCCGACCGAGGAGCAGCCGCTGGCCAGCCCGGGCGCGGTGCGCCTGACCTGGCTGCACCGGGGCGACCGCCCGGTCGGGGAGGCCCTGGTCGCGGCCGTCCGCGCCCTGGAGTTCCCGCCCGGGGACGTGCAGGCCTTCGTGCACGGCGAGGCCACCTTCGTCAAGGAGCTGCGGCGCCTGCTCCGCGTCGAGCACGCCGTTCCCCGCGAGCGGCTCTCCATCTCCGGCTACTGGCGCCGGGGCATGGACGACGAGGGCTGGCGGGCCAGCAAGTCCGACTGGAAGCGGCAGGTGGAGGCCGAGGAGGCCGCCGCCGTCCCCGCCTGA
- a CDS encoding C39 family peptidase — MRTDILRKTALTAAGLAFTGGAIAGPVTTALAAPTTPVSASVAQDRKGGERELGVRYEAQPNFYYCGPAAARNALSVQGKNIDVDGMAQRMGTTEAGTNSINDITPVLNKETGKDAYQSVEIPGAKADDKQTDKLRGDIVTAIDEGHAIVANIAGTATDTDGTTHSFEGGHYISVVGYRDNGNTVTIADSANPNQASYRMSVDNLADWIATRGYTA; from the coding sequence ATGCGTACCGACATCCTGCGTAAGACCGCTCTGACCGCTGCCGGGCTCGCCTTCACCGGCGGCGCCATCGCCGGCCCCGTCACCACCGCCCTCGCCGCCCCCACCACCCCCGTGTCGGCCTCGGTCGCACAGGACCGCAAGGGTGGCGAGCGCGAACTCGGCGTGCGCTACGAGGCACAGCCCAACTTCTACTACTGCGGCCCCGCCGCCGCCCGCAACGCCCTCAGCGTGCAGGGCAAGAACATCGACGTCGACGGCATGGCCCAGCGCATGGGCACCACCGAAGCCGGCACCAACTCCATCAACGACATCACCCCCGTCCTCAACAAGGAGACCGGCAAGGACGCCTACCAGTCGGTGGAGATCCCCGGCGCCAAGGCCGACGACAAGCAGACCGACAAGCTACGCGGCGACATCGTCACCGCCATCGACGAAGGCCACGCCATCGTCGCCAACATCGCCGGCACCGCCACCGACACCGACGGCACCACCCACTCCTTCGAGGGCGGGCACTACATCAGCGTCGTCGGCTACCGCGACAACGGCAACACCGTCACCATCGCCGACTCCGCCAACCCCAACCAGGCCTCCTACCGCATGAGCGTCGACAACCTCGCCGACTGGATCGCCACCCGCGGCTACACCGCCTGA
- a CDS encoding VOC family protein, whose translation MSSAWESLTVDARDPARLARWWAEALGYQVVTEQPDEVEIRRSADRLPGIVFVPVTDDKTTKNRLHIDLRPDDQEAEVERLVDMGARHVDVGQGDGGWTVLADPEGNEFCVLRQRED comes from the coding sequence ATGAGCAGCGCCTGGGAGAGCCTGACCGTCGACGCCCGGGACCCCGCCCGGCTCGCCCGCTGGTGGGCCGAGGCGCTGGGCTACCAGGTGGTCACCGAGCAGCCGGACGAGGTGGAGATCCGCCGGTCCGCCGACCGGCTGCCGGGCATCGTCTTCGTGCCGGTGACCGACGACAAGACGACCAAGAACCGGCTGCACATCGACCTGCGTCCCGACGACCAGGAGGCCGAGGTCGAGCGGCTGGTCGACATGGGGGCCCGGCACGTCGACGTGGGGCAGGGCGACGGCGGGTGGACCGTGCTGGCCGATCCGGAGGGCAACGAGTTCTGCGTGCTGCGGCAGCGTGAGGACTGA
- a CDS encoding deoxyguanosinetriphosphate triphosphohydrolase: MRTEPPGPDDPDVARWVAEPPKDTGHGRSAYERDRARVLHSAAFRRLAAKTQVHTAGTDDFLRTRLTHSLEVAQIAREMGARLGCDPDVVDTAGLAHDLGHPPFGHNGEDALDDLAAGCGGFEGNAQTLRVLTRLEAKVVAPGGRSAGLNLTRASLDAVSKYPWPRRQEQRKFGVYDDDLPLFAWLRTGGPGDDRRCLEAQVMDWADDVAYSVHDVEDGIHGGYVALRTLLRDPDERAALCADVAAAYSGESPADLGDVLLELLDDPALAPLAGYDGSHRAQAALKATTSVLTGRFVSTVVAATQARYGPRPHRRYAADLVVPRRIRAQCALLKGIALRYVMRRPGAADRYRRQREVLAELVHALADRAPDGLDPVFAPLWSAAPDDAARLRVVVDQVASLTDPAAVAWHARVVRGGRGHPPTGDQGWAGART, translated from the coding sequence GTGAGGACTGAGCCTCCCGGGCCGGACGATCCGGACGTCGCCCGCTGGGTCGCCGAGCCGCCGAAGGACACCGGTCACGGGCGGTCGGCGTACGAGCGGGACCGCGCCCGGGTGCTGCACTCGGCGGCGTTCCGGCGGCTGGCCGCGAAGACCCAGGTGCACACGGCCGGCACCGACGACTTCCTGCGTACCCGGCTGACCCACTCGCTGGAGGTCGCGCAGATCGCCCGCGAGATGGGGGCCCGGCTGGGCTGCGACCCGGACGTGGTCGACACCGCGGGGCTCGCCCACGATCTCGGTCACCCGCCGTTCGGGCACAACGGCGAGGACGCGCTGGACGACCTCGCGGCCGGGTGCGGCGGCTTCGAGGGCAACGCGCAGACGCTGCGGGTGCTGACCCGCCTGGAGGCCAAGGTGGTGGCCCCGGGCGGGCGGTCCGCCGGCCTCAACCTGACCCGGGCATCGCTCGACGCGGTCAGCAAGTACCCGTGGCCCCGCCGCCAAGAGCAGCGCAAGTTCGGGGTGTACGACGACGACCTCCCGCTCTTTGCCTGGCTGCGTACGGGCGGCCCGGGTGACGACCGGCGCTGCCTGGAGGCGCAGGTGATGGACTGGGCCGACGACGTCGCGTACTCGGTGCACGACGTCGAGGACGGCATCCACGGCGGGTACGTGGCGCTGCGTACGCTGCTGCGCGACCCCGACGAGCGGGCCGCGCTCTGCGCCGACGTCGCCGCCGCGTACTCCGGCGAGTCCCCGGCCGACCTCGGCGACGTGCTGCTGGAGCTGCTCGACGACCCGGCGCTCGCCCCACTGGCCGGTTACGACGGCAGCCACCGCGCGCAGGCGGCGCTGAAGGCCACCACCAGCGTGCTGACCGGCCGCTTCGTCTCGACGGTGGTGGCGGCCACGCAGGCGCGGTACGGTCCCCGGCCGCACCGCCGCTACGCCGCCGACCTGGTGGTGCCCCGGCGGATCCGGGCGCAGTGCGCGCTGCTCAAGGGCATCGCCCTGCGGTACGTGATGCGTCGCCCCGGCGCGGCGGACCGCTACCGGCGGCAGCGGGAGGTGCTGGCGGAGTTGGTGCACGCCCTGGCCGACCGGGCACCGGACGGGCTGGATCCCGTCTTCGCCCCGCTCTGGTCGGCCGCGCCGGACGACGCGGCCCGGCTCCGGGTGGTGGTCGACCAGGTGGCCTCGCTGACCGACCCGGCGGCTGTCGCCTGGCACGCGCGGGTGGTGCGCGGTGGGCGCGGGCACCCGCCGACGGGGGATCAGGGATGGGCAGGCGCGCGAACTTAG